The following coding sequences lie in one Jonesia denitrificans DSM 20603 genomic window:
- a CDS encoding Na+/H+ antiporter subunit D, which yields MSYTWLVPLPVMIPLFAAGLALALYRRPRLQQVISVVALMLMVVFSAWLMAVVDAGPIVVNSGGWAAPVGVALVGDRLSALMLTVSSTVLLSVMVYSIGQGISDGNHKAPVSIYHPTYLALAAGVSNAFLAGDLFSIYVGFEMLLVASYVLLTLGGTFERIRAGAIYVVVGLLSSMIFLTALAMIHAATGTMNLAQLSVRLAEIDPDVALVLQILLLLGFGIKAAIFPLSSWLPDSYPTAPAPVTAVFAGLLTKVGVYAIMRTQTLLFPSGRLDDALMWLALATMIIGILGAVTQNDIKRLLSFTLVSHIGYMVFGIALGSKIGLGAAIFYVAHHITVQTTLFLIVGLIERRGGTTSLTRLGGLAKVAPGLAVLFFIPAMNLAGIPPFSGFLGKVGLLEAGAAQDRPLAWVLVIGSVVASLLTLYAIVKAWNKAFWQPGTDDVPDVKLPRIMVGPAAALLLVTLAITVFAGPLYDYANRAATTMMDSRNYVDAVLSPEGRGDGHSTDKDGPGRVDESNLRDADAEEGVVS from the coding sequence ATGAGCTACACCTGGCTGGTACCGCTCCCGGTGATGATTCCGCTGTTCGCGGCTGGGCTTGCGCTTGCGCTGTACCGTCGTCCTCGCCTCCAACAAGTCATTTCTGTGGTTGCGCTGATGCTCATGGTGGTGTTTTCCGCCTGGTTGATGGCTGTGGTTGATGCAGGACCGATCGTTGTGAATTCGGGTGGGTGGGCGGCACCTGTTGGAGTTGCGCTGGTGGGAGACCGGTTGTCGGCTCTGATGCTGACGGTGTCATCCACTGTTCTGTTAAGCGTGATGGTGTACTCGATTGGTCAGGGAATTAGCGACGGGAACCACAAAGCACCTGTCTCGATCTACCACCCCACCTATTTGGCGTTGGCGGCTGGAGTCTCCAACGCCTTCCTCGCCGGTGACTTGTTTAGCATTTATGTGGGATTCGAAATGCTCCTCGTGGCGTCATACGTCTTACTGACACTGGGTGGCACCTTTGAACGGATCAGAGCTGGCGCGATCTATGTTGTGGTGGGTTTGCTGTCCTCGATGATCTTCTTGACGGCGCTGGCCATGATTCATGCAGCAACGGGAACGATGAATCTCGCGCAGTTAAGTGTCCGGTTAGCTGAGATTGATCCTGACGTTGCGTTGGTCTTGCAGATCCTCCTTCTCCTGGGGTTTGGTATCAAGGCTGCGATCTTCCCGTTGTCTTCGTGGCTGCCTGACTCCTATCCCACGGCTCCGGCCCCCGTGACTGCTGTGTTTGCTGGGTTACTCACCAAGGTGGGTGTGTATGCAATCATGAGGACTCAAACGTTACTCTTCCCCTCGGGGCGGCTTGATGATGCGCTGATGTGGTTAGCCTTGGCTACCATGATCATTGGAATCCTCGGTGCTGTCACACAAAACGACATTAAACGTTTGTTGTCCTTCACGTTGGTGAGCCACATCGGGTATATGGTCTTTGGAATCGCGCTGGGGTCAAAAATTGGTCTTGGAGCGGCAATCTTCTATGTGGCCCACCACATCACCGTGCAAACCACGCTGTTCCTCATTGTCGGCCTCATTGAGCGCCGTGGCGGAACGACATCGCTGACACGCTTGGGAGGGCTTGCCAAGGTTGCCCCTGGGCTTGCTGTGTTGTTCTTCATCCCAGCAATGAATTTGGCAGGAATCCCGCCGTTCTCCGGGTTTTTAGGCAAAGTGGGGTTGTTGGAGGCAGGCGCCGCTCAGGATCGTCCGCTTGCTTGGGTTCTGGTGATCGGGTCGGTTGTTGCCTCGCTCTTGACGTTGTACGCGATCGTAAAAGCCTGGAACAAGGCGTTTTGGCAGCCAGGGACAGACGATGTCCCTGATGTGAAACTTCCCCGCATCATGGTGGGGCCAGCAGCAGCATTGCTGCTGGTGACGCTCGCGATCACAGTGTTCGCTGGGCCTCTCTACGATTACGCGAACCGGGCTGCAACAACAATGATGGATTCGCGGAACTATGTCGATGCGGTGTTGTCTCCGGAAGGGCGTGGAGATGGCCACTCGACTGACAAAGATGGTCCAGGGCGAGTTGACGAGTCCAACTTGCGGGACGCGGATGCTGAGGAAGGGGTCGTGTCATGA
- a CDS encoding Na(+)/H(+) antiporter subunit C: MTDMVPSLMLVLAVGAFVTAGVYLLLERSLTRVLVGFILISNGVNILLLLSGGKAGGAPIVGVTAEEDMADPLAQFMILTAIVITFGLTAFILAMAYRSWQMHGHDEVQDDLEDRRIARLAARNAPTVAGSDTADTSDLSVDDEASEARDETARGEEPS; this comes from the coding sequence ATGACCGATATGGTTCCTTCACTCATGTTGGTTCTCGCTGTGGGGGCGTTTGTCACGGCGGGTGTCTACCTCCTCCTGGAACGGTCACTGACGCGAGTGCTCGTAGGTTTCATCCTCATCTCCAATGGAGTGAACATTTTGCTCCTGCTGTCTGGAGGAAAGGCTGGGGGAGCCCCGATTGTAGGGGTCACCGCGGAGGAAGACATGGCTGACCCGCTTGCCCAGTTCATGATTCTCACCGCCATTGTGATCACCTTTGGGTTAACAGCGTTCATTTTGGCTATGGCGTACCGTTCCTGGCAAATGCACGGTCACGATGAGGTTCAAGACGACCTTGAAGACCGAAGAATTGCTCGGTTGGCCGCCCGCAACGCACCAACAGTGGCAGGCAGCGACACCGCAGATACCTCAGATCTGAGTGTCGATGACGAAGCATCTGAAGCTCGGGACGAAACAGCACGAGGGGAGGAGCCATCATGA